The Sesamum indicum cultivar Zhongzhi No. 13 linkage group LG6, S_indicum_v1.0, whole genome shotgun sequence genomic interval GGCGCTATTTTGCTGGCCAAAGTGAAGACTGCTTTCACATACTTCTCTCCTTCACCAAACCACTGAATGCAaacaaattagaaatttaggTGCTGATAGAAAAGGTGAAAAGGACATAAAAGACTAACAAAATGAAGGGCCAGTAAGAAACTCTACTTTTGAAGTGATGCTTGACATCGATATGTTGATGAAATTTGCCCCAGCTTCAGTTGCAACAGCTTTTGCAAGCATTGTTTTACCAGTACCAGGAGGCCCAAAGAGCAATATTCCTTTACAAGGCTGTCAAAAGTTGACAGTATTAGTGAAAAAGACATGTCTACTGATGACTAATGGACAAAGGAGGACCTCCATGGAACTTCTAATAAGCTTTAACTATTCATTTACTTTTGTAAGCTGTCCTTTGCTGAACAATTCTGGCCTTTGCAGGGGTAGCATCACCAATTCCTTCAAAGTTTCCTTCACATTCTCCAAAGCTCCAATATCATCAAAAGTGACACCAATATCACCAGGTGGTATAACCTCAGCAAGGAGCTTTTTCTCAAACTCATTTTCAGTAACCACGTCCTAAAATTCAAGCTGTCATTCTCCTATACCAGTTATGTGAAACAGCACGGccaaaagaaaatcatgaaCATTAGAGACTTCAAGTATCACCTTGAGGGATTTCTTCAAACTcttgttttcattttgaatGCCCTGTAGAATGTCGAGCCCATATCTCATACTGTAACAAAAAACCAGAAGCAATAATGGTAAGTACCTAAACAAACACAAGCTACTCATTTTCCCGTCCATCTCCAGTCATCTTCTATCCTCCACCTTGCAACAGGGCTAATGGAAAAGAGTTTCAACAACGATTTACCTTTCACTTGAAATAACAAATTTCGACTCTCTGAGTGAAGCTTCAGAGCAATGCATAAAGTGATGACTTAAAGACCAGCCAATTACTTTTTCCGCACCTATCACCATTATAACAAGTATTAAGAAACCTCTTGAAGTACATGACTCCTTATTTAAAGATTTGCGCTGTGTGAGTTTAACTGACTTTCACTAGTCAAAGCTTGGTCTTTAATGCATAATGTTTCCAAATCAGGGCAATCAAGGCCAACCCGGTTTAGAACCTGAAATCCATGCAGAGAAACACAAAATGCTAAGTTAAGAAAGATGACAACCAGCTCACTCAGAGATAGTTACCCATATGGTTAAACAGCTTTCAAGCCAGCAACAGGGAGGTTGGGCATGAATATATGTTATTTACAAATAGCATTATGAACACTTATCACCCTCTAGCACCTCCAGAGAAATAATCAAGTTAAAAATCTGGCcagaaaaataagaagataTGTATCACGTCTAGCCTGCACTGGAAACTTAGAGACCATCACATAGAAGGGTCATCAATTTCGAGATAACCAAGAAACCCGAAAAAGATTTTCAAGTTTTCTCAGAACACTTTTTACGTTGCTTGTACAAAAAGCAGATGTGTACAAGAACACAGAGTATTTAGCACCATGCCGACATCACAGTGTAGACCAAGCAAACCAGTGAgcatataatttatgaaaggATGATGGACAGATGAGACTCACTACGCGAATGCTGCCAATATTTGATTGTGACTTCATTCTTTCAATATCTCGGTCTAACTGTTGTTTCCAGTCCACAAGCACTGTTTCATCCTGTTGTATTTGAACAACGTTTAAAACTCGGTGTACAACATCATAGAAGCAGCATGACATAGAAACCAAAAATAGTGATTACCTGGGGGATTTGTATCGTCACTTTGTTCGGGAAAAGACGGCTGAGTTGTTTCATTGTTTTTGGAATTTCTTTACTTCTATCATGCAATCTACCAAAATTATcctaacaaaagaaaaaccagAAATTTTGTCACGCTAGAGCCTCCAAGAATGAAGCTATTTCAGATGCAACCATAGTCAAGTTGTCTGCCTGACCGCAAGGGAACAGAGTCTATGAATGCACAAATCTCCACTGTGACAAGCATGTAAGAGGACGATGAAGGAAATGTTACATTCAACTGGCAAGATGGTGTCCCTCTCAAAGCATTCTCACAATCACATTCCATAACCTATTAAATCATTTTGAACTATAATGAATTTCTCAAGTGCAGCCTAATGGGGATGGGGAATGCAAACACATCAAGTATGATATAACTATttcaaaagacaaaatttcaGGAGAACTAGATCAGACGATAACAcaaggaagaggaagagaaacATCTAAGCCCACTTAATTTAACATACCGGGAAAGCAAGGTCAAGTAATGCGGTTTGGTTGCttccaaattttgtgaaaagcAATCCACCAGGATGAGACTGAAGTCAACATATTATATCATCAGTTCTaccaacaaatatatacacGAAGATAGAACCGTAGGTAGTGGAAGTAAACAACCATGACTTACTTTCTCCTTTCGGTTGTCCGTCTGAGTATGTGAAGCTATTACAACAACATTTTCTGGCAAAGTTtcaagcttaattttgaaggCAGCATATGCCTCTGGATTCCCAACCATGGATTTCTCTATGTCTTTCAGGAACAAAATTAATGGACTACTTTTACTTTCAACGGAAGCAACCTACAAAATTACGCATTTGTAAACACACATTGACAAAAACATTGCAATTTCAGGAGAAATCATATGTTTTTATCTATatgtaaaactaaaatatgaagtttaCCTCAAAGAGCTCATTAATGGCAAGCTTGTCAATGTCATCACCACTGGAGTTATCAAGACGTAGTAAGTCAGCTGCACAGAAAGATAACAGTCACCACAGGGCTAACCATACACGATTAAGGCATAAAACAAGAGGACAGAAGTCAGAcaagtaaaaatttaccaGCACAAAAGAAACCATGATCTTCTTCACAAAGGCCCCCCAGATCATTTCCCTCTGGAATTGTTCTGTCAAATCTAACCCCAATTTTAGAAGAGCCGTTTTCTTCAAAAGCAAGAACCACCTTGCCTCTATAACCATAGGTTGGACCCctgcaaaataatttattgttatccTACATACAAATAGAAAGTGACATCACAAATCATGTCAATCATCTAGTATAGCTCATGGGTGAAAGAATAACATCTTCAAAGTCTAGGGACACTAGATATAAGCaatttatgtcaaaaatcttcttgttgaattttgtataataGAGGGGGTTAGAGGCAAATTGGGTTTAACCAAAAATTTGCTTATAATTTTCAGTTGCCCAACATTATATTTAGAAGCATATCAACATTTAGTTCCTGCAAATCTTTCCCCTCTTCTGGTGAAGCACCAATTACATATTCAAGTTCTCTATAAGATAAGGTATAAAGGCATCAAAAGAGGTAAGATGGAGTACATGGAAGCATCCATTTCTAAAAGCTGTTCCAAAGTTACAGCAGACAAGCTCAAAGACACATGGATCAAGTGCCCTTGCAACAAGAAAGAGAATAGGGGACTTCTGGCTGTGTGTGCACACATCCAATGAAAAACTTTCTAGCCCCAAATGGGGGCATTGGGGCTATAGTACGACTGAAACTAATACTTCTAGATACTGGAGGAGCCTGCTGTTAATTCTAACAATCACAGAGATACCAGTCCCATGGACACCCATGATAATGTGTTGTGGAGGAAAACAACTATCTAGGAAAAAATGTGTAACAGAAGGCAGTGAGTTCTATCTGATGGCTGATagcaaatatcaaaatcagtCTGCTGGGACCCCTAGCAAGCTTAAACGTCCCTGTCAATACCAGCATCACTAATACAAGTCGCCCGACTGGACAACGAACGACCGGTGGCACTTTCATGCAGCCGGCAGCAATAGAAGTATACAGCTTGAGTACAAGAAGCAGAGACATTCTCTTAGAGAAAGGAGAAAATCTGTCCAATtgaacttaaataattaccTAATTGGAGCTTGGGAAGGAGAAAATCCTGATGGTAAAGAACCCACATATTTTACTCTGTCTCCTGCCAATACAAAAAAGCAAATCAGTTAACAGAATATGTcctcaaccaaaaaaaaacaaatggcTAGTAGACAGCTTCGTGTACAATACCTTTTCTGAAAGTATAGCTTTTCGATGAAGCAGTAGATGCTTCCTGTTTAGGCTGAGCCTGAGTACTTATAGCAGAACCCCCAGTAATATCAGCCTCCACACTTGAGGCTGGTTTCCTAAGGTGTAGTGCAGCACTAGTTCTCTTTCCGAAAACACTCGCTCTCTCGGGTTTTGGATTCTCTTTGACAGAATCAACCTCCTTTGTCATTGGTCCCTAAACAATTTTTGAGTCATTAAGTTAATCAAAAGTACTAATTTTACATGAGAAACAGTAGAACAACTTGAACAAGGAAAGacaaatattaacatttgGAAACAGCTAAGCTAGACACTTACACCAGGCAATAGAACAGTATCAACTATAAGGAGCCTCGCACCAAAATATTTAGCAAGAGCCTTGGTCAATGTTTCCTGATATATTTCAGAACCTATGAAGAAAAGAAGTAATGTCTCAAGATCAGGAAGGAAAAGTATGGAACAAATACTTgtataattactaaaataaaacgtGGAACTACATTACCTGCGGGGCCTGACAACAAAATTCTTGGACACACTGTAGGGAGATCTGAAGTAaactttacaaatttattacatttcaaaTGTATGTATGTCGAAGCAATAAGAACATTCTTGGTGGTCTCACTGTCAGGAAAAATACGGAATTGTTAGCGATGATGATGAAAGAACAGAGTGAGAGTAGGATGCCTTTAATACACTCGAAAAATTTACCTTAGATAATAGGGAAAATTTTCGAATgaaacatcaatatttttgcaatCTATTACTCCTTGTCGTAAACCATCTTTAAATTCTTGACGTCTTGACGACACTGAAATGGGGGGATCACAACCCTTGCACTGATCTCTAACTCCCCGATGCTCATCAAGAATTCTTGATAAGCTGCCAGTTATATCAAAATCAGGAGCTGTTGGGCCTAAGAAATGCAAAACTGGTCTCAAGTCATTGTTTTCCCCTACAATCTTCCCAATCTCAGCATCAATATTCAAGTTGTCACTCGCCAAACCAGGAGATGGACCACCAGTCTTCTCAACTACTGATGCAGAAGCAACATCGTTATGGACAGAAGTATCCTTCATTTCAGTATCAACAACACAATTGTCTGGCACTTCACAAGTAGTAGGCACAGATGGTATTTCAGAAGCTTGTTGTACATCTTCCCCACTCCGAGATgatggaggaagaagagaTAACTCATTACTGAGATGTGATAGCGAGGCCAGAGTTGATGCAACAGCAACAGTAGAAGGATCCCCAGTTCTTGCCTCAATATGTAATCCTTTTATGGGTCCACCATGAGCTTCTAATATGCTGACTGAAGGAGGCATATCCGTCGCTGATTCACCACTGTTGGTGAGTTGTTGGAAAATCTAATAGTATGTCAAGGAAATATGAAGGTGTCTAATAAAGTAGGAAGAGATATACTTATCCACATTTAGCAGATTAGGATACACTCAATCCCTCTAAGGTTATGATCAAGGGAACTAGTGGAAAGAgagcaaagaaaaaataaattgttctGATCGTAGGATACATAAGCATGTTTACCAGACGAGCTAAAGACCACCTCATCACCTCCATTTAGAGGAATAGTGGAATCTTTGGGGTAAACCTTGCCATTAACTTGAACAGCACCCTTTTTCCCAGTGATTTCAAGCACAGTAACCGAGTCCCCTCCCTAGTAAATAATCAAGAACGAAAACAATGATACAAACAGGTGGAAACCAGCAAACACCGGGAAGGAAGCGCCACTGCCTTTAACATGGCGGTGATTCAAACTCACAACTAAAGATTTACgagcaaaagaaaatcaaatataccTCAGTCTCCATGAGCTTCAGACTACACAAAGATTTACTAACTGTAGGATCTCCCACCCACAAGTCACATTGGCGGCCTTGACCAACAGTGAAAGTAGGACGATGCATAACAACATGCGGATTCTGAGAGGGAACATTGCACCGATAAGGTGAAGACTGAAACTGCTGGTGAATAGTGAAATACAAAGGCCATTGAAGCTCCACAACCAAATACACATATCTCGGTAATGAGACATGTTGTAAATGTGATGCAGACCTTTCTCTGCCCTTTACCCACACTCACAAAATACACACAAAGTTTCATGTAACACATGAATGCGTGTGCATAAACAATTCAAGTAATGACACAACAATGAATACTCATAAGAAATCCTGCAGCTACCCCACTCAACTATCACCATTTGCCTTCAATATGTAGGATACACATCATCTTAATGGAGTTAAAAAGGATTAGCAAGACCACagtgtttgatttttttatgttctCACCAAACCCAGACTTTTTAGGATAGCATGTTGGCAAATGCAAAGCATATCATTTGTTAAGGTGGAGCAAATTCTTCAATGACCAAGCAGTTCAAATAGAGAGACAGATTGACGGACAGTATTTCCACATCTTAACAGTGATTTTTGCCTGCAGATATTAatcctaaatatatatagctcCTTAGTTCTATGATGCAACAGAAAGAAAGCCCAAGTTCCCCCATTTCTTTAAACTATTCAAGAAATAGAATAGGCtttcatatttcatatttCGCAGAAAGAGTCCATAGCAAAGCCTTCTAAAGTTACTCAACTTTCTTGGAATTTCTACTTTGGGATTTTTCACCACTCAAAAGTCAGGTTCCGACATAATTCCGCATAAAATTTAGCAAATAGAAATAAACATGACAAGAGGAAAATTCCAGTTAGAGTGTCtgacaaattaaaattcaataatcaCTGCAAATCTCAATATGTGGAGAACTTGCAACCATACCTGTAATTCTACCATGAATActgtttaaaatataattagaatgAGGctgtatatattttcttcttgtttctaaaacttttattcataaacaaGATCAAAGAATACAACTGAGTACAGAGTGTGAACCCACCTGTGAACACTGGGAAAGGAGTTTCCCCCATGCAATCCCAGTATCAGATTTCAGTTGCCGTTTCTTCCCGCGATTCACTGATGGCCCACTCGACTTCCCTTTCTCCGCATCTATTACGGTGTCATCTGCATCcaccaaacaaataaaatttcaataattcacaaaaaaacaccaaaagaACCAAAATTCTATAAAGCCAAAGCACATGCAGAGCACAAGATCACAGCTAGAGTCATCGGGAAAACCAAAACCTCACCTTCAACCGCCGGCTCCGGCGATTTCTCCGCCGTCAAATCATCCGACTGCTTTACGACGCCGCTGATGGCCAGATCAGCCGATCCAGCCTCCAATTCTTTCGGCACAGCCGCGTCTACCACTTCTTCGGATGCCGGCGAATCGTTCGTAGATGAAGAAGACGCCTCCGCCGCCTGCATGCACAGAAAAACCCCGAAATTCAGAACCACCACAAAACaccaaaaatgaaaggaacagtcacaagaaaaatcaagaaaataaaaaaagttgaaaagaaaacCCCAACCTTCGATCGCTTTCCGCTAGGCAGAGGAGATGAAGGAGAAGACAGGGGGCGCTTAGAGGAAGACGAGCTCCGCCGCGTTTCAACCATGTTGTCTGATCTAATAATcctagaaaaagaaaagcaaaaaacttgtgattttgaaatcaaaatcaagaaatccaCCAAAACggaaatatagtatatataactggagagagagagagaacaagaagaagaaacgatggatagagagagagaggaaatgAAGAgtgagaaaacaaaagaaaaggtgaaTGATTGCGGGAGATCGATTATATACATACCAACTGCTTTGGCTTTTTGCACATCATTTTccctttattttctcttttttggtttttggttGGAGTTAATGACTAATGAATCGGCGAGGAGGGTAGAACAGGACTCACTCCCGATGCGCTTCGCCTGAATCCAACACTTGCCACAGTGTAAGGTGCCACCTCcaaatttcaatcaatttcatagtatttggatttatatttttaatcgtTTTATTTTGGTGTTTCGGAAATacagagaaaaaataaagataaataagtatgtgttgaaaataaatggtaTATTTGGAGTTGTGTTTTGAggcatttaaaatattttaaaataaatagtatagttTTGACATTGGGATTTGAAAGACAAATATTACTATCCATTATCAAAtcgtatttattttatatataaatattatgttaatattgtattttttggagacaaaagACATTATTCATTGCAAACCATGTCTCgtttatattatacataagtgtatatatattatatatagaaagtgaaaaataaaaatacatacaaataaggtgtaaaaattataaaaataaatattgggtGTGGTTTATCTTGTATCGAAAATACCAAAACATGAAGCCAAACTTAGTGTTCGTGTTCTTGAATTTTGGTTGTCCGCAGCGAAGTTGAGACTTAATGGTGTTATACTGTATAGTAGGTTTGTtcaattttgaagaaattatacttttagtctcatacGATAAGGTGTGTTGCACTTTGGTCCTATAGTGTACGGATTTAGTATATTTAGTTccaaagaataaatatagTCGTATTTTTCGTTCCATAGGCTAAATATTGTAGCACTTTTTTTcctatatgataaaaattatggtatatttggtttcatagaatataaacaaatgtgctataatttttattctatgataccaaaaaatattacaatatttatccTATTGGACTAAATATGCTAAGCCTGTAACTGTAGACCAAAAGTGCAACACGCCCAATCctgtgggactaaaagtacaatttttctaagattttatttatatgatgtGATTGGTTAGGGtatgattttcataattatctttattagtaattgatattttacaaaaatatttataattgagtaattttatttaataataatttatcatttaaaaaaaggaTTTTGGGTGGTTGACCAAATTAAGGTGAAGTCTGCTCTGCcatctaaaaaataagagagtCAATCGTTTGCCAAAGCATTTTCAGTATTCAaattcaactctttctttGTACACATTACCAAATACACGACTCTGCCTGTGCCAAAATTTGAATCTGGCAGCAcgattttaaacaaattattccCCCTCCTTTTTTGGGAAATCCAAATAATGACGTTGAAAACGTATAGCGACTTAATCAATATTTCAAGGCCCATCCCTTTTTCtaccttatttttttcccttcttccCCAAATTCGGGAAATAAATGATAACACAcgagatatatataatataataagggtaaattgcaacgATCCCCttcaaaatttgacataattataaatatttgctcattgtttgaaaaactacaaatactctttaatattttatgaaattatgtaattcttgaatggaagtataaaattgtcaactaTACAACTactgtattatttttttaaaaaaattaaaatttatagaaaaatcgaACAGGATGGAtggacaaattttaaaaattataaaaaaattatccatttaatcgataaaaaaatttaaaaaataaataaaattataatttttagtccataagggcattttgttcaattcacgacaaaaaatggataaaaaccTAGCGGAGACTAACAGAAAGGGTTAGTTGTTGGAAGGCCATTAAAATCAGGGGATATTGATAATGTAACAAATAAcgagaaagtatttataattatagcaaatttcGTGAgaggtcattgtaatttacccaatataattacaaagaaGCAGGTAATGTGGGCgattaatattattagttttttataattaatatgtacaATCAAACTTAGTCTTGATTTCCtgtaattatgatataaaataatatttgagtaattacaatgagctcctctaaaaatttacataattataaataccttcattattatttaaaaaattatcaatcttCCTCTAGTTTTAACGGTCACCCTCCCAATCCGCTACTCTCCGGTAATTAACTGATCAATGTCATTTATGGActataaattgtaaaattttaattatttcttaaaattttaaataacaagtATGCACTAAGTGGACAAGtgttttacatatttaaaaaaaaaatacaataaagacAAAGTAGATAAATTCAAAACCCTCattcaataattacataattttatcaaatatcaataatcaataattttttatataaatataaaatatttataattatatcaaattcagAGGAGCTCGATCCGATATAcccaatattttttcataaaaaatatatattccatCCACTATCCAcccaatatattaaaacaaaaaaaaattgaatataccgacacatgcatgtatatatgtacacataatatatttatatatatacatagaggATTAGCGGactaaacaattattatatatatttatttacaagatTAGTGATAAAATTCACATGCGCACCTCACAAAGTGGAGAAGGAATCACGCATCAGCCCAATCATGCATTGCATGGTCTCTAACTTAGGAGAAATCATGTGTTCTTTACGTGGACTTAACTTAACAATCATCATTAGCTGGAAatattagtttaatatttaggaaaaatgcAACCAACttcatatcatattataaataagcaaatttttcttttatgaaaaataaatagcaattcacctttctatatattttagaatgcAACAACTtattccctatattttttaaaatgaaataatttacctcctcaAATAGAGAGGTGAATTgctttattctaaaaaatacgGGGAGTGGAGtgaatttgctattttttaccattaaaggagtaatttgctcgtttgcaatattataagggtaaattgtattaagccctttaaaattttgggaaaaacaattattaccaaaaataaaaagaaaaaaaatacaatgtaaTTCagtttagggataattatatttataccccatgatctatgatttatttacacatATCACCCAtatcttttgcataattacagaaattactcatgaatagtaaaaaaatagggatagTCTGTGTAATGATGCTACATTTTTAGGAGGGTGtgtaattcttaaaaaaagtaaggggtagtttgtgtaggtgataataatattttgataaatatatgtgtaattatcttaaaaaatatggataatttatataaataagtcATAAATTAaggagtgtaaatataattatcccttaaattTAGGAAATCAGAAGTGGGTAAATTGGGTTTTAAGTATCCGAAATTTATTAGGTTTTATTCaatcaaagaaattaattgTGGACAAGTAATCGGATGTGTAGGGACGTAGGGTGTATATTGTCCCTGCATGTGgaatgttgtgtgtgtgtgtgtagtgtcAATTATTATTCCATTTGCACCCATAACTGGTCAAAGTGGGATCACTCCTTCTAAGTGCTCAATCTTTTATTGGATTTGGTTACAATCTTGGGGAAATTAATCATTAtctttagttttatttttaaagtgttttattatatttagtgaagacagagaaagaaaaataaagattagtAAATATATGGAAGAAGTAATGTATGTTTGGAATTTTTTAAGAGACAATTTCAAATAGTGTAAAAGAGGCGGcgtatgtttggttttgtatttGGGAGATAAAATTCACTGTTCATTGTCTAATCATGTATCTTATAAATGGGTGGTATAGATGGTGACGTAGCTGAGGCAATAAACGGCATTCAGATGGCGGCGATCTATGAAAAGGGAGAAAATGGATCTCCACCAAGGGGACTATTGACCGCTGGCAGACGGCTTATACATGGCAATAGAGAGAGAGGCTTGTAAGTGAGCATGGGCTTAGACACAAAATTTGGGTAGGGTTGTTTATGCCTGGAGTTGAAATGATTTGTGAGGTTTGGCTTTCATTTGGGAACGACACAAATGagctaaaaatattaagataaggTGTAATGTAACGAGTCAAATATCATACATGTTTTAACacattttcaaatgaaaacaaatatagtgaataggttttaaaaattaaggttGAAAAGTCCCgacatgaaaattatattataagataAAGTAAAGGATATGTTAGGATAAAATTGttgcaattaaatattaaatttaaatcaaactACTTGATATTATTgggaataaattttaaaaaattttaaattgtcaGATTGTTTCCAATACTTTATttcgatttaattaatatgccagtttaatttaatattatttgaggtttataactcattattataatgatcTATGAGTATTTGCacgttataattttatatttatgtggccagtttaatattaattttactatgatgattactaattttatttaggcCATTTAGTTTTTATAACGGTTAGATTCTTTAAAGTATTTAGAAGgg includes:
- the LOC105165229 gene encoding uncharacterized protein LOC105165229 isoform X1 gives rise to the protein MVETRRSSSSSKRPLSSPSSPLPSGKRSKAAEASSSSTNDSPASEEVVDAAVPKELEAGSADLAISGVVKQSDDLTAEKSPEPAVEDDTVIDAEKGKSSGPSVNRGKKRQLKSDTGIAWGKLLSQCSQNPHVVMHRPTFTVGQGRQCDLWVGDPTVSKSLCSLKLMETEGGDSVTVLEITGKKGAVQVNGKVYPKDSTIPLNGGDEVVFSSSGKHAYIFQQLTNSGESATDMPPSVSILEAHGGPIKGLHIEARTGDPSTVAVASTLASLSHLSNELSLLPPSSRSGEDVQQASEIPSVPTTCEVPDNCVVDTEMKDTSVHNDVASASVVEKTGGPSPGLASDNLNIDAEIGKIVGENNDLRPVLHFLGPTAPDFDITGSLSRILDEHRGVRDQCKGCDPPISVSSRRQEFKDGLRQGVIDCKNIDVSFENFPYYLSETTKNVLIASTYIHLKCNKFVKFTSDLPTVCPRILLSGPAGSEIYQETLTKALAKYFGARLLIVDTVLLPGGPMTKEVDSVKENPKPERASVFGKRTSAALHLRKPASSVEADITGGSAISTQAQPKQEASTASSKSYTFRKGDRVKYVGSLPSGFSPSQAPIRGPTYGYRGKVVLAFEENGSSKIGVRFDRTIPEGNDLGGLCEEDHGFFCAADLLRLDNSSGDDIDKLAINELFEVASVESKSSPLILFLKDIEKSMVGNPEAYAAFKIKLETLPENVVVIASHTQTDNRKEKSHPGGLLFTKFGSNQTALLDLAFPDNFGRLHDRSKEIPKTMKQLSRLFPNKVTIQIPQDETVLVDWKQQLDRDIERMKSQSNIGSIRVVLNRVGLDCPDLETLCIKDQALTSESAEKVIGWSLSHHFMHCSEASLRESKFVISSESMRYGLDILQGIQNENKSLKKSLKDVVTENEFEKKLLAEVIPPGDIGVTFDDIGALENVKETLKELVMLPLQRPELFSKGQLTKPCKGILLFGPPGTGKTMLAKAVATEAGANFINISMSSITSKWFGEGEKYVKAVFTLASKIAPSVVFVDEVDSMLGRRENPGEHEAMRKMKNEFMVNWDGLRTKDKERVLVLAATNRPFDLDEAVIRRLPRRLMVNLPDARNREKILKVILAKEELAPNVDLEAVASLTEGYSGSDLKNLCVTAAHCPIREILEKEKKEKALALAENRPLPALHSSADVRPLTMDDFRYAHEQVCASVSSESQNMNELLQWNELYGEGGSRKKKSLSYFM
- the LOC105165229 gene encoding uncharacterized protein LOC105165229 isoform X2 is translated as MVETRRSSSSSKRPLSSPSSPLPSGKRSKAAEASSSSTNDSPASEEVVDAAVPKELEAGSADLAISGVVKQSDDLTAEKSPEPAVEDDTVIDAEKGKSSGPSVNRGKKRQLKSDTGIAWGKLLSQCSQGGDSVTVLEITGKKGAVQVNGKVYPKDSTIPLNGGDEVVFSSSGKHAYIFQQLTNSGESATDMPPSVSILEAHGGPIKGLHIEARTGDPSTVAVASTLASLSHLSNELSLLPPSSRSGEDVQQASEIPSVPTTCEVPDNCVVDTEMKDTSVHNDVASASVVEKTGGPSPGLASDNLNIDAEIGKIVGENNDLRPVLHFLGPTAPDFDITGSLSRILDEHRGVRDQCKGCDPPISVSSRRQEFKDGLRQGVIDCKNIDVSFENFPYYLSETTKNVLIASTYIHLKCNKFVKFTSDLPTVCPRILLSGPAGSEIYQETLTKALAKYFGARLLIVDTVLLPGGPMTKEVDSVKENPKPERASVFGKRTSAALHLRKPASSVEADITGGSAISTQAQPKQEASTASSKSYTFRKGDRVKYVGSLPSGFSPSQAPIRGPTYGYRGKVVLAFEENGSSKIGVRFDRTIPEGNDLGGLCEEDHGFFCAADLLRLDNSSGDDIDKLAINELFEVASVESKSSPLILFLKDIEKSMVGNPEAYAAFKIKLETLPENVVVIASHTQTDNRKEKSHPGGLLFTKFGSNQTALLDLAFPDNFGRLHDRSKEIPKTMKQLSRLFPNKVTIQIPQDETVLVDWKQQLDRDIERMKSQSNIGSIRVVLNRVGLDCPDLETLCIKDQALTSESAEKVIGWSLSHHFMHCSEASLRESKFVISSESMRYGLDILQGIQNENKSLKKSLKDVVTENEFEKKLLAEVIPPGDIGVTFDDIGALENVKETLKELVMLPLQRPELFSKGQLTKPCKGILLFGPPGTGKTMLAKAVATEAGANFINISMSSITSKWFGEGEKYVKAVFTLASKIAPSVVFVDEVDSMLGRRENPGEHEAMRKMKNEFMVNWDGLRTKDKERVLVLAATNRPFDLDEAVIRRLPRRLMVNLPDARNREKILKVILAKEELAPNVDLEAVASLTEGYSGSDLKNLCVTAAHCPIREILEKEKKEKALALAENRPLPALHSSADVRPLTMDDFRYAHEQVCASVSSESQNMNELLQWNELYGEGGSRKKKSLSYFM